The following coding sequences are from one Microbacterium wangchenii window:
- a CDS encoding carbon-nitrogen hydrolase family protein, with the protein MSKVEPFKAAAIQAEPAWLDVAAGVDKAISLIREAATNGAKLVAFPETWIPGYPHFLWLGPQSAGMAFVPGYHENSIAIGDENFQRLADAAGKHGITVVMGASERDKGSLYMAQFIFGADGSTIATRRKLKPTHVERALFGEGDGSNIAVHDVEGIGRLGALNCWEHLQPLTKYAMYGLGEQVHVASWPSFCLYRGGAYALGEEVNMAASQVYAVEGGAFVLAATTVTGPAGLELFAKTDEQRALLGGGGGGSSRIYGPDGSRLTAPIPEDEEGIVYADIDLSLIPVSKMAADPAGHYARADVTRLIVDRTPRPPVEYIDNSVPQSQPVSSETQTASSTVETATVR; encoded by the coding sequence ATGTCCAAGGTAGAACCGTTCAAGGCCGCAGCAATTCAGGCGGAACCGGCGTGGCTCGATGTCGCCGCTGGCGTCGACAAGGCCATCAGCCTCATCAGGGAAGCGGCCACCAATGGCGCCAAACTCGTTGCGTTTCCTGAGACATGGATTCCGGGTTACCCGCACTTTCTCTGGCTCGGCCCTCAGTCGGCCGGCATGGCGTTCGTTCCGGGCTACCACGAGAACTCGATCGCCATCGGGGATGAGAACTTTCAGCGCCTCGCGGACGCCGCCGGTAAGCACGGCATCACCGTCGTGATGGGAGCGAGCGAGCGTGACAAGGGGTCGCTGTACATGGCCCAATTCATCTTCGGCGCCGACGGTTCCACGATCGCGACGCGCCGGAAACTGAAGCCCACGCACGTGGAGCGAGCGCTCTTCGGGGAGGGGGACGGGAGCAACATCGCCGTCCATGACGTCGAGGGCATCGGCAGGTTGGGCGCGCTGAACTGCTGGGAGCACCTGCAACCGCTGACCAAGTACGCCATGTACGGACTGGGAGAGCAGGTGCACGTCGCTTCGTGGCCGTCGTTCTGCCTCTACCGCGGCGGCGCCTACGCGCTCGGTGAAGAAGTCAACATGGCCGCCAGCCAGGTGTACGCCGTCGAAGGTGGAGCTTTCGTTCTGGCAGCCACCACTGTTACTGGACCGGCCGGATTGGAGCTCTTCGCGAAGACGGACGAGCAGCGAGCGCTGCTCGGCGGTGGTGGCGGCGGCTCGAGCCGCATCTACGGACCCGACGGCAGCCGGCTCACCGCTCCGATCCCCGAGGATGAGGAGGGCATCGTCTATGCCGACATCGACCTCTCCCTGATTCCGGTGTCCAAGATGGCAGCGGATCCGGCCGGGCACTATGCCCGCGCCGACGTCACCCGACTCATCGTCGACCGCACGCCCCGTCCCCCGGTCGAGTACATCGACAACAGCGTGCCGCAATCGCAGCCCGTCAGCTCCGAGACGCAGACGGCGAGTTCAACCGTGGAGACCGCGACGGTCCGATAG
- a CDS encoding DUF2283 domain-containing protein, whose translation MTERRFTIDPSVDAAYLPVAPLIDAGESVENVVIERSNGTIVLDLDAEGRLLGVEILGASALLTPLTLADAEVLS comes from the coding sequence ATGACCGAGCGCCGCTTCACCATCGATCCTTCGGTTGATGCTGCCTACCTGCCGGTCGCGCCCTTGATCGACGCGGGCGAATCCGTAGAGAACGTCGTCATCGAGCGCTCAAACGGGACGATCGTCCTGGATCTCGATGCAGAGGGCCGCCTGCTCGGTGTTGAGATCCTCGGCGCATCGGCGCTCCTTACGCCCCTCACGCTGGCGGACGCCGAGGTGCTCTCATAG
- a CDS encoding metalloregulator ArsR/SmtB family transcription factor: protein MGDVFKALSDPTRRIILDELTDRDGQSLFEICSRLAMRHGRTSTRQAISQHLTVLEEADLVRSRREGRTKIHHLNTEPLRSIVDRWPLPRLEE, encoded by the coding sequence GTGGGTGATGTCTTCAAAGCGTTGTCCGACCCGACTCGGCGGATCATCCTGGACGAGCTGACCGACCGCGACGGGCAGTCGCTGTTCGAAATCTGCTCGCGTCTGGCAATGCGGCACGGCAGGACGTCGACGCGGCAGGCCATCTCGCAGCACCTGACCGTGCTGGAGGAAGCCGATCTGGTCCGCTCGCGCAGGGAGGGGCGCACGAAGATCCACCATCTGAATACTGAACCGCTGCGGTCGATCGTCGACCGCTGGCCACTACCCAGACTCGAGGAGTGA
- a CDS encoding VOC family protein — protein MPRINVASVLVDDQTKALAFYTDVLGFVAKTDVSLGEYRWLTVVGAQEPEGVELLLEPDAHPAAKAYKQALVEDGIPFTSFAVDDVAAVHEGLRARGVTFRQTPTTMGPVVTAVLDDTCGNLIQLTSPA, from the coding sequence ATGCCCAGGATCAACGTCGCGAGCGTGCTGGTCGATGACCAGACCAAAGCGCTCGCTTTCTACACCGATGTGCTGGGCTTCGTCGCCAAGACGGACGTCTCGCTGGGGGAGTACCGGTGGCTCACGGTCGTCGGAGCGCAGGAACCTGAGGGCGTCGAGCTGCTGCTGGAGCCAGACGCCCACCCGGCCGCGAAAGCGTACAAGCAGGCGTTGGTTGAGGACGGCATCCCTTTCACCTCCTTCGCGGTCGACGACGTCGCAGCTGTCCATGAGGGGCTCCGTGCGCGGGGCGTCACCTTCCGGCAGACGCCGACGACGATGGGGCCTGTCGTCACGGCGGTGCTGGACGACACCTGTGGCAATCTGATCCAGCTCACGAGCCCCGCATGA
- a CDS encoding toxin-antitoxin system YwqK family antitoxin, whose protein sequence is MSADSAPNALDDEGRRTGWWSESDPHGGINTGAYVEGKRHGVWRHYFTNGSLRSEGEYQRGKLQGSWVWYRATGGLLQRGGFLDDEKHGLWERWNTDGAPLDTTHWDRGKKLRASRPPAS, encoded by the coding sequence ATGAGCGCCGACTCCGCCCCCAACGCGCTCGATGACGAGGGCCGCAGGACGGGATGGTGGTCGGAGAGTGACCCACACGGCGGGATCAACACCGGCGCGTACGTCGAAGGGAAACGCCACGGCGTCTGGCGTCACTACTTCACAAACGGGTCCCTCCGATCGGAGGGCGAGTACCAACGCGGAAAGCTGCAAGGGAGCTGGGTCTGGTACCGCGCGACCGGCGGTCTACTCCAACGCGGAGGCTTCCTCGACGACGAGAAACACGGTCTCTGGGAGCGATGGAACACCGACGGGGCCCCGCTTGACACGACGCACTGGGACCGGGGCAAGAAGCTCCGCGCATCGCGACCCCCCGCGTCGTGA
- a CDS encoding AraC family transcriptional regulator, which translates to MDALSGLIDTQGVRGVLGARIAAGEDWGWWSAETPGAAFHAVTAGTVWIAPEGGDPVQLLPGELLLLPSGGAHALASDPDTLARTSPQRSDDPLVAGDGTVRMGRGSARTHILCAHYAHDPVTSAPLLAALPPVLLLRGQGEDEGLAETVRLVGRELAAPRPGSPVVLARLIDVLLVQALRAWLAREDDSAASPLHAVRDPAVSAAMALIDAAPGDAWTVTRLARESAVSRATLARRFPAILGETPAAYLTRRRLDLAARRLRDTDDTLEVIAQHVGYTSVYAFSRAFRRQQGVPPGRFRVAARAGTIAS; encoded by the coding sequence ATGGACGCCCTATCGGGACTCATCGACACTCAAGGGGTGCGGGGAGTGCTCGGCGCACGCATCGCCGCCGGGGAGGACTGGGGCTGGTGGTCGGCGGAGACACCGGGGGCAGCCTTCCACGCCGTGACAGCGGGCACCGTGTGGATCGCTCCGGAGGGCGGCGATCCGGTGCAGCTGCTGCCCGGCGAACTGCTCCTGCTTCCGAGCGGCGGTGCACACGCCCTGGCGAGCGATCCGGACACGCTCGCCCGTACGTCGCCGCAACGCTCCGACGACCCCTTGGTCGCTGGGGACGGGACCGTTCGGATGGGGCGGGGTTCGGCGCGGACGCATATCCTCTGCGCGCATTACGCCCACGATCCCGTCACCTCCGCCCCACTCCTCGCGGCGCTCCCGCCGGTCCTGCTGCTTCGCGGGCAGGGCGAGGACGAGGGGCTCGCCGAGACGGTCAGGCTGGTGGGGCGGGAACTGGCCGCACCGCGACCGGGGAGCCCGGTCGTCCTGGCCCGCCTCATCGACGTGCTGCTCGTACAGGCGTTGCGCGCGTGGTTGGCCCGTGAGGACGACAGCGCTGCTTCCCCGCTGCACGCCGTCCGCGACCCCGCGGTCAGCGCGGCGATGGCGTTGATAGACGCCGCCCCGGGCGACGCATGGACGGTCACGAGGCTCGCCAGAGAGTCCGCTGTGTCGCGAGCGACGCTCGCGCGCCGCTTCCCTGCGATCCTCGGCGAAACGCCGGCCGCGTACCTCACCCGCCGCCGGCTCGATCTCGCCGCACGCCGACTTCGCGACACCGACGACACCCTCGAAGTGATCGCTCAGCACGTCGGCTACACGTCTGTCTATGCGTTCAGTCGTGCGTTCCGCCGCCAACAAGGCGTCCCGCCCGGCCGGTTCCGCGTTGCCGCACGCGCCGGCACCATCGCCTCCTGA
- a CDS encoding SDR family oxidoreductase, translated as MNIEGSVALVTGSNRGIGRHFVQHLLERGASKVYATARNPETIDVPGAVPLALDVTDPASVADVAAVATDLTLLINNAGVSTGTDLVTGELAAIRNEFETNFFGPLAMIRAFAPVLARNGGGGILNVNSRLSWLSVAGANAYSASKAASWSMTNGVRLELVGQGTQVTGLYLSATETDMMAGWDIPKNDPADVVTAALDGLQAGAPEVLADQDTVDAKAALAA; from the coding sequence GTGAACATTGAAGGAAGCGTGGCACTCGTCACAGGCAGCAACCGCGGCATCGGCCGGCATTTCGTCCAGCACCTGCTGGAGAGAGGGGCCTCGAAGGTGTACGCCACCGCGAGGAACCCAGAGACCATCGATGTGCCGGGGGCGGTCCCGCTCGCGCTGGACGTCACCGACCCCGCGTCGGTGGCAGACGTGGCCGCCGTCGCCACCGACCTGACCCTCCTGATCAACAACGCCGGTGTCTCCACCGGAACCGATCTCGTCACCGGGGAGCTCGCCGCGATCAGGAACGAGTTCGAGACGAACTTCTTCGGCCCCCTCGCGATGATCCGCGCGTTCGCACCGGTTCTGGCCCGAAACGGGGGCGGCGGCATCCTCAACGTGAACTCGCGCCTGTCCTGGCTCTCGGTCGCCGGCGCCAATGCTTACTCGGCGTCGAAGGCCGCCTCGTGGAGCATGACCAACGGCGTGCGCCTGGAACTGGTCGGGCAGGGCACCCAGGTCACCGGCCTCTATCTGAGCGCCACCGAGACAGACATGATGGCCGGCTGGGACATCCCCAAGAACGACCCGGCCGACGTGGTCACCGCGGCGCTCGACGGGCTCCAGGCGGGCGCGCCGGAGGTTCTCGCCGATCAGGACACCGTCGACGCCAAGGCCGCCCTCGCCGCCTGA
- a CDS encoding Ig-like domain repeat protein → MTAFAACAVVAATLSATPASGEEPGAPPVPSAPPAIADQVTGVLLDDDFDGVALDSTVWTKGWFGNGADVTAPVNAGQAQCYDPDNVTVSGGEVALDLTEENLTCGGVERAYAGGMINSYGKFTVRPGSFLEARVYLPGTTGAIENEPTVWMQGRSLNWPSNGTVVLLKGEPGGACASVTRADGASEKRCAALELDAWHTVGAHWKVDGTVDIYYDGMPTASFALGTTDPMYPILNVAAWPNRVVAPSTFAVDYVRAWDTVRGVMPAPPVRQASACGIEPVIVIPELDGVSYTQARTGNELTVTAEAALGYSLTPGAQTEWVFDVTPLECPPGGGAGEPHPLAPPEVAGAMTSVLLDDGFDAPALDASVWNRGWVDGVDGEMTTPVNVGTEIQCYDPDNIRIQDGSLELHFVERATECERRGTSFEYDYAGAMIQSWKKFAVGPGSFVEARMRTEQAPHGIANWPAFWLNGESHNWPHTGEIDVMEGLAGQACASVHGPDIDERACLDVAPDAWHVYGAHWRTDGNIDFYYDGVHLATHYLGTTDRQYLILNLAASNARDPKAPSVLAVDYVRAWDEGPSAPDEVRPEATLVTPSSAGPLRSIDLRVDASDDQGLSRIVANVYRAGTLVRSTQSAVDGAVSATHTASVTVPDGEYTVKFNAHDAAGNVSRTGTFDLVVDSTPPTAVVKNGDRFTVQAGDGYDLVSFKLHDAGKIDRIELNGTVKDLSDDAWSDLNFIEPGVFGAIAGVNSLVLFDVAGNSQTVVFTLT, encoded by the coding sequence TTGACCGCGTTCGCGGCATGTGCCGTGGTTGCTGCGACACTGAGCGCGACACCCGCCTCGGGGGAGGAGCCGGGCGCTCCGCCGGTGCCGAGCGCACCGCCGGCGATCGCCGACCAGGTGACGGGCGTGCTGCTCGACGACGACTTCGACGGGGTCGCGTTGGACTCGACGGTATGGACGAAGGGATGGTTCGGCAACGGCGCGGACGTGACCGCTCCGGTGAACGCCGGGCAGGCGCAGTGCTACGACCCCGACAACGTCACCGTCAGCGGCGGTGAGGTCGCGCTCGACCTCACGGAGGAGAATCTGACCTGCGGCGGCGTCGAGCGCGCCTATGCCGGGGGAATGATCAACTCCTACGGCAAGTTCACCGTTCGGCCGGGCAGCTTCCTCGAGGCCCGCGTCTATCTACCAGGCACTACGGGGGCGATCGAGAACGAGCCGACCGTCTGGATGCAGGGACGCAGCCTGAACTGGCCGAGCAACGGCACCGTGGTACTCCTGAAGGGCGAACCGGGCGGCGCGTGCGCCTCGGTCACGCGGGCCGACGGCGCCAGCGAGAAGCGGTGTGCGGCGCTCGAGCTGGACGCCTGGCACACGGTCGGCGCGCACTGGAAGGTCGATGGCACGGTCGACATCTACTACGACGGCATGCCGACCGCGAGCTTCGCGCTCGGCACCACCGATCCGATGTATCCGATCCTGAACGTCGCAGCCTGGCCGAATCGTGTGGTCGCGCCGAGCACGTTCGCGGTCGATTACGTGCGGGCATGGGACACGGTGCGCGGCGTCATGCCCGCACCGCCGGTCCGGCAGGCCTCGGCGTGCGGCATCGAACCGGTGATCGTGATCCCCGAGCTCGACGGCGTCTCGTACACGCAGGCACGCACCGGGAATGAGCTCACGGTCACAGCCGAAGCAGCGCTCGGATATTCGCTGACGCCCGGTGCGCAGACCGAGTGGGTCTTCGACGTGACCCCCCTCGAGTGCCCGCCCGGCGGCGGGGCCGGTGAGCCGCATCCGCTTGCGCCGCCCGAGGTGGCTGGAGCCATGACCTCGGTGCTGCTGGACGACGGCTTCGACGCGCCGGCGCTGGACGCGAGCGTCTGGAACCGCGGGTGGGTCGACGGCGTGGACGGCGAGATGACGACGCCTGTCAACGTCGGCACGGAGATCCAGTGCTACGACCCGGACAACATCCGGATCCAGGACGGTTCACTCGAGCTGCACTTCGTCGAGCGCGCGACCGAGTGCGAGCGCCGCGGCACCTCGTTCGAATACGACTACGCGGGGGCGATGATCCAGAGCTGGAAGAAGTTCGCCGTCGGCCCGGGAAGTTTCGTCGAGGCGCGCATGCGCACCGAGCAGGCCCCGCACGGCATCGCCAACTGGCCGGCGTTCTGGCTCAACGGTGAGAGCCACAACTGGCCGCATACGGGCGAGATCGACGTGATGGAGGGCCTGGCCGGCCAGGCCTGCGCGAGCGTGCACGGACCCGACATCGATGAACGCGCGTGCCTCGACGTCGCACCGGACGCCTGGCATGTCTACGGTGCGCACTGGCGTACGGATGGCAACATCGACTTCTACTACGACGGGGTCCACCTGGCGACGCACTACCTCGGGACGACCGATCGTCAGTACCTCATCCTCAACCTCGCGGCGTCGAACGCGCGGGATCCGAAAGCCCCGAGCGTGCTCGCCGTCGACTATGTCCGGGCGTGGGACGAGGGGCCGTCCGCACCGGATGAGGTGCGTCCGGAGGCGACGCTCGTGACGCCGAGCTCGGCGGGACCGCTGCGAAGTATCGACCTCCGCGTCGATGCCTCCGACGATCAGGGGCTGAGCAGGATCGTGGCGAACGTCTACCGTGCCGGAACCCTCGTGCGGAGCACGCAGTCAGCCGTCGACGGTGCGGTGTCGGCAACACACACGGCCTCGGTCACGGTGCCTGACGGCGAATACACCGTCAAGTTCAACGCTCATGACGCCGCCGGGAACGTCTCCCGGACGGGGACGTTCGATCTCGTGGTCGACTCGACACCGCCCACGGCGGTGGTCAAGAACGGCGACCGATTCACCGTGCAGGCCGGCGATGGCTACGACCTGGTGAGCTTCAAACTCCATGACGCGGGGAAGATCGATCGCATCGAACTCAACGGAACCGTCAAGGACCTGTCGGACGATGCGTGGTCAGACCTGAACTTCATCGAGCCGGGTGTGTTCGGCGCGATCGCGGGGGTCAACTCGCTGGTTCTCTTCGACGTCGCGGGAAACAGTCAGACGGTCGTGTTCACGCTCACCTGA
- a CDS encoding FAD-dependent oxidoreductase: MHSSASTSHAAPNTSAVPSSRRTIVLREQSFDLVVAGGGMAGVCAAIAAAREGLRTCLVHERPVLGGVASSEMRVTVHGAGHNHSFARETGIIAELLSEERRRNHEPINENGWTNSVFDQVLYDFCIREPNLTLHLNTSVIGVELEGADEVDRAPHTEKGYYEREACAPSRRLTALRARTLSAEVDLRLAADLFIDCTGDAFIADRAGCGWRMGSESRAEHGEAHAPEQPSTATMGNSIHIRAKDVGRPAPFTPPEWAVRLDDPSYFYEQGRVPNDPHGGFWWIEIGMPWHTIFDNETIRHELTRYALGVWDWMKNRDPEMRERCRDFALDFVGQVPGKRESRRVFGRHWLTEQEVQAHTPFPDAVCYGGWGIDLHTPGGLLAETSEPSAAERYQEDSEYASKIYVRPYGIPLRSLMARDVDNLLLAGRCISVTRAALGSVRVMATTASMGQAAGVAAAVMTQRGITLPELAAEAAEGGPAVREVQQRLLRGGAFIPGVRNHDDSDRARSATASASSRQLMHGLSPTDPAPFEQLANLPEEGAYGLEGEVAQLLWFDGRLNTVSLCLDNTADADLRLPLRLVRVGHVWDNRKGGDSVLAEGSVGVVPGTARWAHWRVDLADLAPGWVRIETAAPAPGLRWRYARGVMPGHFASRSLSPTRLRDLHASFAYRAAPAQDAFAPAEVLSGVTRPTTSTATWRSDPGAGLPQWLELAWEDAQPIERVEVTFPGSLLRDVHSTPPFYVEPQTAKDYVIEVEGVEAVRVEGNTQWRRVHRLETAAKARSIRLIVLATNGDPAASIAEIRCY; the protein is encoded by the coding sequence ATGCATTCGTCCGCGAGCACCTCGCACGCGGCGCCGAACACCTCCGCAGTGCCCTCATCTAGGAGAACCATCGTGCTGAGAGAACAGTCATTCGACCTCGTGGTGGCCGGCGGCGGTATGGCGGGTGTGTGCGCCGCGATCGCCGCCGCCCGGGAGGGCCTGCGCACATGCCTGGTCCACGAGCGTCCGGTGCTCGGCGGCGTTGCCTCGAGCGAGATGCGGGTGACCGTCCACGGCGCAGGACACAATCACTCGTTCGCACGCGAGACCGGGATCATCGCCGAGCTGCTGAGCGAGGAACGGCGCCGCAATCACGAGCCGATCAACGAGAACGGCTGGACCAACTCGGTGTTCGACCAGGTGCTCTACGACTTCTGCATACGGGAACCGAACCTGACGCTGCATCTGAACACCAGCGTCATCGGAGTCGAGCTCGAGGGCGCCGACGAGGTCGATCGTGCACCCCACACCGAGAAGGGCTACTACGAGCGCGAGGCCTGCGCGCCCAGCCGCCGGCTGACCGCCCTCCGTGCCCGCACCCTGTCGGCCGAGGTCGATCTCCGGCTCGCCGCCGACCTGTTCATCGATTGCACCGGCGATGCGTTCATCGCCGACCGGGCCGGCTGCGGCTGGCGGATGGGCAGCGAATCCCGCGCGGAGCACGGCGAGGCTCACGCTCCCGAGCAGCCCAGCACCGCCACGATGGGCAACTCGATCCACATCCGGGCCAAGGACGTCGGCAGGCCCGCGCCGTTCACGCCACCCGAGTGGGCAGTGCGACTGGATGACCCGTCGTACTTCTACGAGCAGGGCCGCGTGCCCAACGACCCGCACGGCGGGTTCTGGTGGATCGAGATCGGGATGCCGTGGCACACGATCTTCGACAACGAGACCATCAGGCACGAGCTCACCCGGTATGCGCTGGGCGTGTGGGACTGGATGAAGAACCGGGATCCCGAAATGAGGGAGCGCTGCCGCGACTTCGCGCTGGACTTCGTCGGCCAGGTGCCCGGCAAGCGCGAGAGCCGACGCGTGTTCGGCCGCCACTGGCTGACCGAGCAGGAGGTCCAGGCGCACACGCCGTTCCCCGATGCGGTCTGCTACGGCGGCTGGGGCATCGATCTGCACACGCCGGGCGGACTGCTCGCGGAGACTTCGGAACCGTCGGCGGCCGAGCGCTACCAGGAGGATTCCGAGTACGCGAGCAAGATCTATGTGCGCCCCTATGGCATTCCCTTGCGCAGTCTGATGGCGCGCGATGTCGACAATCTGCTGCTGGCGGGACGCTGCATCAGCGTGACCCGGGCCGCTCTCGGCTCCGTGCGGGTGATGGCGACGACGGCATCGATGGGGCAGGCCGCAGGCGTGGCCGCCGCGGTGATGACTCAGCGCGGCATCACGCTTCCGGAGTTGGCGGCGGAGGCCGCGGAGGGCGGCCCGGCCGTGCGCGAGGTCCAGCAGCGCCTGCTGCGCGGCGGCGCGTTCATCCCGGGCGTCCGCAATCACGACGACTCCGACCGCGCGCGCTCGGCCACCGCCTCGGCGTCGTCCCGGCAGCTCATGCACGGCCTGTCGCCGACCGACCCCGCGCCGTTCGAACAGCTTGCGAACCTCCCCGAGGAGGGGGCGTACGGGCTCGAGGGGGAGGTCGCGCAGCTGCTCTGGTTCGATGGCCGGCTCAATACCGTGTCGCTCTGCCTCGACAACACCGCCGACGCCGACCTGCGCCTCCCGTTGCGCCTGGTCCGCGTGGGCCACGTGTGGGACAACCGGAAGGGCGGCGACAGCGTGCTCGCCGAGGGTTCGGTCGGTGTCGTCCCCGGCACCGCGCGATGGGCGCACTGGCGGGTGGATCTCGCCGACCTCGCGCCCGGCTGGGTGCGCATCGAGACGGCAGCGCCCGCACCCGGGCTCCGCTGGCGCTACGCCAGAGGCGTCATGCCCGGACATTTCGCGAGCCGCAGCCTCTCGCCCACCCGGCTACGCGATCTGCATGCCTCCTTCGCCTACCGCGCCGCCCCGGCTCAGGACGCCTTCGCACCCGCCGAGGTGCTGTCCGGGGTCACCCGGCCGACGACCAGCACGGCCACGTGGCGGAGCGATCCCGGCGCCGGACTGCCGCAATGGCTGGAGCTCGCCTGGGAGGACGCGCAGCCGATCGAGCGCGTCGAGGTCACCTTCCCGGGCTCACTGCTTCGTGACGTCCACAGCACTCCACCGTTCTACGTCGAGCCGCAGACCGCCAAGGACTACGTGATCGAGGTCGAAGGCGTCGAGGCCGTTCGGGTCGAGGGGAATACGCAGTGGCGGCGCGTCCACCGGCTCGAGACCGCGGCGAAGGCTCGCAGCATCCGGCTGATCGTCCTGGCGACGAATGGCGATCCGGCCGCGTCCATCGCGGAGATCCGCTGCTACTGA
- a CDS encoding helix-turn-helix domain-containing protein has translation MLESGLDILRIVAEADHPLTATSIAQRVGLHVSSVSRTLGVLVRHGYLRKPTYHSFAADLGLLALAGRSASSLTEITATLAPVERLAGDTGLQATLAALHHDEVLYLHQSQHGRTTSAVAGGYPLHLSVVGLRLLLDLPAPRAVEVLSMAARRYGWDRPTPGTPADPESCLTRARAQIQDGVLRIDAWGDPSVLAAAVAVTVPGRAPLALALVGPRPPGDADAFVREHLARGAEHLRSALI, from the coding sequence GTGCTGGAATCCGGACTCGACATCCTGCGAATCGTCGCCGAGGCGGACCACCCCCTCACGGCCACCTCGATCGCGCAGCGTGTCGGCCTGCACGTGTCCTCGGTCTCGCGCACGCTCGGCGTGCTCGTTCGGCACGGATATCTCCGCAAGCCGACCTACCACTCGTTCGCTGCGGATCTCGGCCTCCTCGCGCTTGCCGGACGGTCGGCGTCGTCACTGACGGAGATCACCGCGACTCTCGCGCCGGTCGAACGGCTCGCCGGCGACACCGGACTCCAGGCCACCCTCGCCGCCCTGCACCACGACGAGGTGCTGTACCTGCACCAGTCCCAGCACGGACGGACGACATCCGCAGTGGCGGGTGGCTACCCGCTGCACCTGTCGGTCGTCGGGCTCCGCCTGCTCCTCGATCTGCCGGCGCCACGGGCCGTCGAGGTGCTGTCGATGGCGGCGCGCCGCTACGGGTGGGACCGACCTACGCCGGGGACGCCCGCCGACCCCGAGAGCTGCCTCACCCGCGCGCGGGCCCAGATTCAGGATGGCGTCCTCCGGATCGACGCCTGGGGCGATCCCTCCGTGCTGGCCGCAGCGGTCGCCGTCACAGTGCCGGGGCGCGCGCCACTCGCCCTCGCCCTCGTGGGTCCGCGTCCGCCGGGGGACGCCGATGCATTCGTCCGCGAGCACCTCGCACGCGGCGCCGAACACCTCCGCAGTGCCCTCATCTAG
- a CDS encoding LacI family DNA-binding transcriptional regulator yields MSERRRRVTINDVAALAGVSKGAVSRSFNGASRLPESTVKRIHDAAEQLGWRPNAAARAIQGAPARTIGFVVRRDPALLGSDPFFPLFLAGVERVLSAHAYGITIRFVTSEEEETRCYRDWVAESRVDGVIVSDLRDGDPRFALLDELDLPGVIVGDPGRAVSQPAVYHTTDASIRELVDGWVQRGHTRIAHVTGDPNLRHTLRRRAIWADALATHGLGSDLFETGWFTEDGAKVATRALLAAAEPPTAIFYANDIMAAAGMGVLADAGRTVGGDIAVAGFDGIPLAQYLSPPLATIVCDFDELGDVVGGELMTLLSTDGSVPPVTTLAGRFLPRASYELRAE; encoded by the coding sequence ATGTCAGAGCGTCGCCGACGGGTCACCATCAACGACGTCGCCGCTCTCGCGGGAGTCTCGAAAGGGGCCGTCTCGCGTTCGTTCAACGGCGCCTCCCGGCTGCCCGAGAGCACGGTGAAGCGCATTCATGACGCCGCGGAGCAACTGGGCTGGCGGCCCAACGCGGCTGCGCGTGCCATCCAGGGCGCCCCGGCGAGGACGATCGGGTTCGTGGTCCGCCGCGACCCCGCGCTGCTCGGTTCCGACCCGTTCTTCCCGCTCTTCCTCGCGGGTGTCGAGCGAGTGCTCTCCGCTCACGCGTACGGCATCACGATCCGGTTCGTCACGAGTGAGGAGGAGGAGACCCGCTGCTACCGCGATTGGGTCGCGGAGAGCCGCGTGGACGGCGTCATCGTCTCCGACCTGCGCGACGGCGACCCGCGGTTCGCGCTGCTCGACGAGCTCGATCTGCCGGGCGTCATCGTCGGTGACCCCGGGCGTGCGGTTTCTCAGCCGGCCGTCTATCACACCACCGACGCCTCGATCCGCGAGCTCGTCGACGGGTGGGTCCAGCGCGGTCACACCCGGATCGCGCACGTCACAGGCGACCCCAACCTGCGGCACACGCTGCGCCGGCGTGCGATCTGGGCCGACGCCCTGGCCACGCACGGGCTCGGCTCCGACCTGTTCGAGACCGGCTGGTTCACGGAAGACGGTGCGAAGGTGGCGACCCGCGCTCTTCTGGCCGCTGCCGAACCGCCGACTGCGATCTTCTACGCGAACGACATCATGGCAGCCGCAGGCATGGGGGTGCTCGCGGACGCGGGTCGCACAGTGGGTGGAGACATCGCCGTCGCCGGATTCGACGGAATCCCGCTGGCGCAGTATCTCTCACCACCGCTCGCGACCATCGTCTGCGACTTCGACGAGCTCGGCGACGTCGTCGGCGGTGAGCTGATGACCCTGCTCTCAACGGATGGATCCGTCCCGCCCGTGACGACGCTGGCCGGGCGCTTCCTCCCGCGTGCGTCATACGAGCTGCGGGCCGAGTGA